Genomic DNA from Telopea speciosissima isolate NSW1024214 ecotype Mountain lineage chromosome 2, Tspe_v1, whole genome shotgun sequence:
AAAGGGTTTGTGATCTCTAGAATGGTGGGTCTAGTGGACAGTCATCCTTCAtcggtggaggaaaactttattcTAACAATGcatcgagttttcctccaccctcGATGAATGGGGTGGGAGATGACGAAAATGGGTATCCCGAAGGTATCTGGACCATAAAAAACCCCAGGAAAACTTTGTGAACCCTGAAATGGTGGGTAGagaaaaattatattaatttaTATTAAAACATGTGCCTGGAATGATCCGTGGCTACCGCGGGCACTTGAAACTAAAAACTTAGCATTAAAATATAAGATAGGGGAGCTATGTTTCAGAAGTACTTTGAAGTGACCTGAGAATGTATCCCCTCAAATTTACGACCTTGTCTGATCTGTCTTGTCTATTTTTCATTTGCAAAAGATCTTTCTGTGCATACCCAATCATAGAATCCAATATCaaattgcatccacaagtcGAAGAATCGAAAACAAATCAATCTCTCCTCTCAGGCTCACACTATCCACCTTTGATGAAACAAGTGTCCCGTGAAAGGAAAAGGGCAAAAGACgaagttggaagttggaagttggaatttggaatttggaatttgATACAAATGAAAACATGAAATTTTTGAATTGGATATATGATGTAAAATTTTTGTTTCGACAGGGCAAAACTGAGGGAGACAACTActattgtctctctctctcttatgtttaGGTACGAACAAGTCGAATACAGCTAGGGTTAGGGTCGTAGGGATGATAATTCATAACTCTGTGAAGATAGGTAGAGGacagggggagggaggggactAGTGGACTACTGATAATCTTAGGGggtttttttgtactttttatatTGATAAAAAATTTTGCCCCAGAAATAAAGGGCGAAGAGGACCGGCGCGAGGCAAGGACAGTGAGAGGTCGAGCGGTAGGGGACCATTCGAAACCGATGTTACGTATCGATGACATATCTGAGTTTTCTGACCACAGCGAGAGCCGAGTAGTGGATGGAGTTTGCTTTTGTGGAGAAAGGCAGAAAGGGCCACTGGGCCTGTGCCACTGTAGCGCTgtgcgagagagagagtggatGACAGTAGACACAGAGTCGAGTCGCCATCGAGTCTTCTGCGAGTGCCGTGAAACGCGGAGTACAGTCTTAGTAGACCCCCTCCCATTACTGAGTCTCCTGTCGTCGTATCCATTCGCCTCGGGAAAACCctcttgcttctctctctctctctctctctctctctctctctctctctctccctcctcttctcTTGCCCTTTTCCTTGAATTCATATCacattttggatttggatttctATTCTGCTCAGTGATAATAATAGCACATTAGGATTTTCCCTTTTCCGGAAGAAAGATTCCTAGCTTTCCTTTTCTTCGCAATTTATTTTCCCTCTCCGCAGTTCGCACAGGCCCTGGCTACCAGCCCTCCCTTTTGAGTTAATGGTACTTTAGGATTCCATCTCACCACTGATCATGTTCGATTttaatttatatctaggataGAATTGGTCGAACCGGTCAAAATACACGGATCTTTGTTCCCTCTAGTTCTTTGTCCGATCCAATTCCTCCAGTGCCTATAATAAGGGGTAACTTAATGACTATCCTACCTTTGCCCGAACACTTTgctcgggtgggatccacccccttaTTACAAGCATTGGGGGAATTGAACCGGGTAGAGAACTAGAAGAGataatttttccaaaatatacCCTAACCCTATAATTAGCTGAGAATGTTATATTCTCATATAAAGGTGCCAATTGGTCGATTTGGTTTTAGTTGGATTGAATAGGTTTTTAACCTGAAATTAAATTGTTAAGAtgaaatttggttttgattgatTTACGCTAGATTTTATCCGTTTTGACTTATCAAATTAGTATTGTtctaaaatcaatttttgatcTAGTTTGGCTTAGTGTTATATAAGAGCAGGGAAAAAGATGGTGGTGTGGCCCTTGAGCCTTGACATAGTACCATGTGAAATAACTATTCTGTttcttgtgaaataaaaaaacccatgtACACATTCTTATTGGCCCCCATATTGGTGCAGACGTTTCATGACTAGACAGTCTCTTGCCAGACAAGCATTTGATATTTTTACCAATCTCTAACATCCAATCCAAAACACCTAATAAGGATCCGGTTAATTTCAATCGGTCGAACCAAATCgggttgtttttttgtttttttggaaagtcGTTTGGATTTTGACACCCACACCATCTAACTTTTCTGAGTATCAGAAATTCCTAGTGAGCTTGAACTATCCACTTCACCCACCTATCTATACAGAAATCATTTTTGCCAATGAAACAACAGAAACGCAACATATATATCGAGGTTACGGTAAATCAATAATTTAATTGGTATTCTCGGTATCCTTTAAATTCTCGTATTGTATTATCCGTTGGTTAGGCTTCTAACAACTATACTTACTCCCGCGAAACTCTGCAAACTGaaatcaaaaaatgagaaaccgTGAAAATAACGGAAGTTGGCGCATTTTAGGCGCTGAAACCGAGCGTACGcctctatcatcatcatcatcaatgcATTGCACAGTACCCCTtgtctctctcactctctcacgtCTTCTCAGTTCtcgcattctctctctctctctctctctctctctgccacTCTGCAACAAATTTTTCTGGGGCACCACAACCACAACTGCAAGGCCAAGCTTACGATACTACATTCTCTTGAGACGTCAGCACAGATATTGAATTTCGacagcctttttttttcccattcgcATGCCCTCTTTTTCCGCCACCGTCCAGATCTCGTTCCCCTCTTTAATAGTTGAGTTTTGAGAACAAAACAGAACCCAGAAAAAAATTCGTTTTCTACGCCTTTCCTTCTCCATTTTATACTGTTTCTGAAGAGCATCTCTACATCCCTTAAACGCCCAACTGTTTTGATTCCTTTTGACTCtgctttatttattcaatctttttttttgttggtctgGAGTAATATATTGAATTGGGGATGCGTCAAAGAAGCTGCTCATTCTCGAATGGTTAGAGCACTGTAAGTTTTCTTTTCTACCCTGATTTGGGCTTCGGTTCATAGTTCGAATTACTTCTAAGTTTCTGGTGTAAATTAAATAACTACTCAGAAATAGAATTTGTTACCTTTGTTAGCTACAATTTTGGGTTCATGAGGGGATGGATACAATCTCTGTTGCTGTTCAAGTATTTAGGGTTTTAGCTTGTGTGTTGAAAATTATGTTTCAGAAATGCTCGAACAATTTTTCTCTGTGTAGTGTTTTTATGCGATTAGTAGTCATGTACTAGTGACGCTTTCAGATGCTTGCAATGCTTTGTTATCTCGACTTCTCTGTAGTACTCTTGGCCCAAACTCCCCTTGCTTGTGTGGAACAGTTTGTTTGCAGACCGTCTTAAAGAGATAGAAGAAAACTTCAAAAGCGCATAAGTTCACTTCTTGATATGTTTGTCGCCGCGGTCTCCTGTTGTTGCTTGCTAGCTCTCTGCTTCACTTTCATTTCTTCTATGAATTTTATTGCTGCTTAAATTTCTCACCCAGAAATTAATGTAGCCTTTCTATTCAGTTAGAGTTTGCTGCTCAGCTTTTGATAGCATAAAATTCTCTGGGCCAATGAGAGACCTAATATACGGATGGCCGAAGGAAAATTGGGAGTAGAGGATTTTACAATTAGGTTATAATGTGTTCGTTTTGGCTGTGATAGCATACTTTTGTGTTCAAGGGTTCTTCTTGTAAAGTATATCCTATGGTCTAAGCTCTTTGTGCAATTGTCTTTAGATGTTCATACTTGCTCTGTTTTTTGGTGGAAATTCGAGACTTGCTCTTTTTGCAGTCTTCTTTgggcttttttgttttttgtttttgataggtaTCTTCTTTGGGTTCTTCACCTTGGATGTTCATGATTCAGAGTGTGTTATCTCTGGTGGAGAAAATGAGTACATGGAAAATTCTTGAAGCTTCCCTGGTTTGTTCTTAGCTGCAACGCCAAAACTATGAATTTATAATGGTAATAAAACTAAAGTTGTTTGCCCATGGATCTGGTAGGATTAAGTATGATCCTATCAGGGCTCCTTGATAAAAATTAAAGTTTTTAATGCACCAGTGAGATATGATCACATCCATGGAAATTTAAAGCAAataaaaatgtcaaaatatcTCCATTACCTGGGGTTTTCCCTAGTTAATGTATTTCTTTCGAGTAATTaatagaaaaagggaaaaaaattgcaATTGGTTTCAGATTGATTTACTCAAAGCTTGCTTTTCGAGGAATTATGTAACAGTTATATTAATACACACCCAAATTGAGAGATGAATCGTTTTCTATTTGGGTCAACTTGGTTTGATTTAAGTAAGACCCTTGATTTTAAGGAGATAAGTTAGTCTAAGACGTGTCGTGTCTTCTATGAATGCAAATGCATAAATTTACATAATTTTCTGTGGGACTATATTCTTATTGTTATATCCTGATTTGATCATGGCTGAAGTTCCTGCTTTACACTGTTAAACTTTAGCAGTTCCTTGACCTTGAAATACTATAGGATTACAATGTCAGTCAACCTGAAGAAAGGATGAAATAGTTAATATCCTCCTCTTAAACCTCTACTGATCAATGTATATGCTTTGTTCTTGAACTTACAACAGTTCTTTATTACCCAAACATTATGGGTTTTTTTGGATTAATTGGTTGACCTGCTGCATCGCATGAGGTCAGAATTCAATCCTGTTTCCCTGATGAAACGAAAATGTAGTCCCTTAATGGATATGCAGCTCGATGACTAATTTAACAGCATACTATAGAAATTGATTGTGCATTTCGTATCCTGAAATTCCATAGAGAACTGTACATGGATACATGAGGTTTTAAGCCTCAAAATTAAACCATCAACCTAGCAAAATTGCTATCACCTTACAATACTTATAATGGCTTTCCTTTGGGAGTTGATTTTGCTGGCAAATAGTTCTTTTTGTGTGCCTATGGATGAATGATAGGTGCATGATGTGGCGGGTTTGCAGGGATGTGATGGATGGAGGGTTATTTTTGAATTAATTAGGTATTAAGTAAAAAATTGTTTGGAGTACTTGCGGGTGAATTGTCTTTCTGTTCAGTTGGATTTTCCGTGTCTCACTTCATGGTATTTGACACCTCCATTTTAGGTTCATGGTTTTGAATGTACTTTCATTTCCTGCTTTGAACTTCATTCAAGAGATCCATTTTGCTGTTTGAAATGACTATGCAAGTAACATTCCCCGTTCCACCTGAGGCAGATCTGATAATCAAGACATCCAATTATATTCAGGTTACAGTATGAAGAATCTGTGTGCAAAGCAATGGGCAGTGGTGTTTGCTCCTGGAAATGAAGGAGAGGCAGCGTTGGAGAGCTGAAGAGGATGCTCTGTTGCGTGCATACGTGAAACAGTATGGTCCAAGGGACTGGAACCTTGTGTCACAGCGCATGAACAGACCACTTGATAGGGATGCTAAATCCTGCTTAGAAAGGTGGAAGAACTACCTTAAACCCGGTATCAAGAAGGGTTCTCTCACTGAGGAGGAGCAGTGCCTTGTCATCAGACTTCAAGCCAAGCACGGTAACAAGTGGAAGAAGATTGCAGCAGAGGTTCCTGGGCGTACTGCCAAGAGGCTAGGCAAGTGGTGGGAAGTGTTCAAGGAGAAGCAGCAGAGGGAGCAGGACAGCACCAAGGCCCTTGACCCCATTGAAGAGGGCAAGTACGATCAGATTCTTGAGAATTTTGCAGAGAAGCTGGTAAAAGAGCGTCAAACACCACAGTACCCAATGGCCACTTCCAATGGGGCCTTCTTGCACTCTGACCAGCCTACGCCTCCACCAACTTTGCTTCCTGCATGGCTTTCTAGTTCCAATGGTAGAACTACTGTGAGACCCCCATCACCTTCGGTTACACTCACTCTCTCCCCGGCAACTGCCATGCCAGGTTCTGCCATCCCCTGGCTACAGCCTGAAAGAGGTGGGGATAACAATCCCATGCTCCTGGGCAGTTTGCCATCGCATGGAGCAGTTCCTGCGATTGGGGATGGTCTAATAATCTCTGAGCTTCTGGAATGTTGCCAAGAGTTGGAAGAGGGGCACCGGGCTTGGGCAGCACACAAGAAGGAAGCAACATGGAGGTTAAAACGGGTGGAGTTGCAGCTGGAGTCTGAGAAGGCAAATCGTAGGCGAGAGAAAATGGAGGAAATAGAGTTAAAGGTGAGGGCCCTCAGGGAAGAGCAGAAAGTTACTCTGGACCAGATTGAAGCAGACTATAAGGAACAGTTGGCAGGTCTAAGGAGGGATGCTGAGGCCAAAGAGCAGAAGTTGGCTGAGCAGTGGGCTGCAAAGCACCTGCGGCTTATGAAGTTCCTTGAGCAGACTGGATGCAGGTCTAGGCCTGCTGACCCAAATGGCAATGGCAGGTGAGGATTGATAATGCCATTTGATGTGGGTGTGTAGCAACCAATCTGCATGTTGGATACCATGCTGGTATTGTATGCATTCTGTCCGCATATGTTGCTCAATTGAGTTCTGttcttttctatatttttttgccaGCATGAACAAAGGTATGAGTCGATGGGACCTCAAATTTCCTTGCCCATGGCATAAGtataatcatatataatattACTGAGTCTGTGACAATGTGTTATCCATGCATGGGATGATCCCACTCCTTCTGCAGTTTGTGTGTTTGTAGTCATCTTGCTAAAAAGTTATATAAATTGGGAAATAGCTGTGCCAGGAAATGTGGAAATGCTTGTTTGGTGACCTCTCTAGGTTGCTACGCAGTAGTTGGCTGTTCCCAAAGTCACCTCCTAGCAGTTCTTGAATTTTTGTACGTGATGTTGTGAGTGTTACACAGAGATCAATCAATGGCAGCGGAAAATACACAAGGTAGAACACCTACCTGTTGTCCCAAAGTCGTGTCTCCTGATGCTGCTGTCCAACTCCGGCGGAGTTCTCCATTAATTTTACTAATAGCCAACAAGGAAGGTTATTACTCAATAAAGGGGAGAGTTATTACTCAATACCTAGGGGTGGGGTTTGTCATTTGGGCAtaatgggggaggggaggagttATTTACCCTATTAAGTATTACTAATAAgctaaatgaatatattaatgCACTTCCCTTTCCCTAAGCAACCAAAAGTCTTGCTTCACGGTGGACTAGATTATATTTTAATGTGTTTTCTCAAAAATTAATTATATTAATGTATTTGTTCACATTTAATATTAAACACTAATAATGATACTTTGActctttttgagaataaaatatttaatttctcTCAATTAATTTCTAATCAGGAAACAGTCCAAAGGTCCTGCTCATTCTCGGTATATTAgtcattaaataaatttaaaaaaaaaaaaaaaaaaaatactcgcCTTGACCAGGTTTGATTCGTTTGGGTCACCAGGTTTTGATAAAGAAGAGTCTAatcaaaaaacctattttttcaACTATGATTTGAACATGATGAAAGATGGTTCGAATATGGAGAGTTGCCCAGCTGAAATATATGACGAGAATCAAGATAACATATCCCAATTGAATTCAGATTCTCCTCATCCTcatgtcctttttttttgggtaaaatccTCATGTCCCTATTCAGTCCTCttaaaaattcttcttctatatatatatatatacctagatttttgtataaaaaaaatctcttcaGCTTCTAATAACAAAGACAATTGATGGCACCAAAGAACCAAGATAGCTAATCTAAACTAATAGACTACACATTAGGGTCTCATAATTCCACTTTTTCCACAATCTCATAAGATCATTTAGCTTAGATGGTAGATTTAGATCATCAAGAGCTCCCTacttttcaattaaaaaaactcattttctaATAAATATTTTACGGATTTACCTAGTCTCAACGTAATCAGTTAATTATCATATTGCAATCACAACCAATGGCAACCTTTGAGCCCCCAAAAAAGCAGTCATCATGTGGAATTTTCCACTAATATATAGACCTATTTGtttgaaaattgattttagTCACCTATTTTCTCTATAAAAATGTATAAAGTTTTAAGAGAAATTATCAACGCCGCCCAGAGattttgcctatattttaaagcaccCACTCAAAGTATGGAACTTATCAACCGTTATGCCCGTCTTGCTTGTGTTGCAACAGACACAGGGTCGCACACAAAGACCGTCTTACCCTCCACTCGGGCAAAGGCACACGCGGCTCTGTGTCTatgcagcacaggcaggacaggcATAACGGTTGTTATTTCGATACTTTGTGTGGATGTCTTAAAATATTGGCAAAccaaggaggaggggggggggggaggagggtg
This window encodes:
- the LOC122652536 gene encoding transcription factor AS1; this encodes MKERQRWRAEEDALLRAYVKQYGPRDWNLVSQRMNRPLDRDAKSCLERWKNYLKPGIKKGSLTEEEQCLVIRLQAKHGNKWKKIAAEVPGRTAKRLGKWWEVFKEKQQREQDSTKALDPIEEGKYDQILENFAEKLVKERQTPQYPMATSNGAFLHSDQPTPPPTLLPAWLSSSNGRTTVRPPSPSVTLTLSPATAMPGSAIPWLQPERGGDNNPMLLGSLPSHGAVPAIGDGLIISELLECCQELEEGHRAWAAHKKEATWRLKRVELQLESEKANRRREKMEEIELKVRALREEQKVTLDQIEADYKEQLAGLRRDAEAKEQKLAEQWAAKHLRLMKFLEQTGCRSRPADPNGNGR